The nucleotide sequence AGATCTGAAGGGCACTGGAGGGACAGCCTGGCATACTTGGAAGAAAAGTGTTAGAGGTAGAGGATATAGCAGGAGTCCTGAAAGAATACCACCTTTAAAACCAGGAATTAGTGCAAGCTGTCAGCCATGCAAAGACACAGTGCAGTCATTGATATATAAGTCAAGTTGTGTAAACACTGTCCCATTTATATAGTTAAGCCAGCGGTGAAGCAGGGGGATCTGGTGCAAGGGGTAACTAAGGCCCACTCCTGGCAGCGAGTGCTGCATTAGGGACTATAGTGACAAGGCTCTTCTATTGCAGGCCACTGAGATGCTGGTTCATAATGCCCAGAACCTCATGCAGTCTGTGAAGGAGACTGTGCGAGAGGCAGAAGCTGCTTCAATCAAAATTCGAACAGATGCTGGATTTACTCTGCGCTGGGTCAGAAAAACTCCCTGGTACCAGTAGGCACCTTGTCAAACCTGGCTGGTACATAACCGTCTGCTAAAGAGAAGATAACCATCTTGAGTTCCAGAAGCCATTCAGAGTTGCCAGGAATGGAAAAATCAATCCCTCGTTTCACACACCAGGAAGGAATGAGGTCTCttcacatagaaaacatttatattCTTGTCATGGACACTTTGAAATGTGTCTATAAACCCTGTACTTTCAGTTACTATGTGCACACTCTCATGGATTTTACATAAGCTCAGAATAAGTGTGAACACTAGAGGAAGCCCTGCTTTGCCCTGGGGGACATTTCTGTGTTTACGGTTCACCTACTCACTTTCCCCCCCTTTAGGCTCTCAAGACCTAGAGCTGAGGCAAATCAGTAAATAACTGTGCTTCCAAAGTTATTTTGGGTTTTCCCCCTCCCTACTGACCCTGCCTACCTTCCCTGGGCTGTCCATCATGGCTGCAGGAAAAGGTGGTCTCTGGGGAGTTCCAGCTTGTGCGGCCTGGATTCATTTCCTGCTTTCTCCCAATGTAACCCTAGTTCCTCACAATGGAAAACCAACTTTCACTGTTGGGAGGAAATCACtattttgtctttactatgcccCTGACTAGTATGTGTTATGGAAACTTCCTGTCTCACATCCTGCCTTGCTTGGTTGCCAAGGTAACCATTCTGTAAACACACTGGTGCTCTCTGCCACTAGAGGGGCAGAGTAGCTGGGGTGTGATCCTGCCCATCCTCCCAGTGGGGCCACTCCCTGGTTTTCTATGCTTTGTCACTGCCAGTAGAGGTCTGTGCTGAGGCCTTAGCATCCATTCTTAgctcttattttctttaatttctgagCTGAAATGCTGCATTTACTTTGAACCAAATCATCCTAGGCTTTGGCAGTCTTCTATATGCTCCTTAAACAAGACTTTAAAGATACATAGATATGTGTTTGTCTGCAGTCCCTCCACTCaccacttttttccttttttttttttttttttaactttcgaGACTGGGTCTCTTTATATtgtccaggctagtcttgaacatCCGGATTCAAGTGATCTACCTGTGTCAGTCTGTTGGCTCCTACTACCACACTTGACTTTGCTTGTAACTTTGAAAGGTTCATTCAAAATTAAGTCCTAAGAATTAGGGCTTGCTCCTTAAGAGACTTGAATGGAAAGGCAATCTTGTCTGAAAGGTATTTCTTGTGTAAGGGAGAATAGCATTTGCAGATTATACTTCTGGTGCTGCTAGGGAAAAATCAGTAGGAAATATAGTGTTCGGTTGCTTTTAGCCAACTACAACCAAGCCTTTTTCATCCTTCCATAAATATGAAGTATTCAAGAATAATGAATATGGTATCTACTTATCAGAAAGGCATGCTTCCTGTTGGGCAAAGTTAGTGAaaaagtgtcttttcttttttgcatttatCCCAGCTGTATAACCATTTCCCAGCACATGAATGCTTCTTTCAGAAATGAAGAACCAGATGAACACAGGAGTGAGACCTTCTTCCCGGATGTTCTTCCCACATTCAGTATGTTCAATCCCAACACTGaacttgtaaatcttcagttgACCCTGAATACTCAGGCTTCCCTATTTCCTTTCAGCTGATAAGAGATTCTTTTCAAAACTCTCAGCAGATCTGTATAGTTGCTTACCTGATATAAATGCATATCAATGCCTTTAAAGTATGAATCTATGCCAAAGATCATCTTTTGTTTTACTAAAGATTACTTAGAGGAACTAAGAAAAATCATGTTTGCTCTCCAAGTTCTTCTAGTCTTGGAGACACATATCTGCCAGATGTGCTTACAGTACAAGGAGGCAAAAGGGAACAGTCCCTGAATGACGTGTTAGAGATGGCACCACTAAAAACTATAAGCTAGGACTTATATGCAAATGTTTTCTGCCTCTTTTGTTCTGTTTAAAACAATAAAGTACATTTATATGAATAATGCTCTAAATGAGGTTATTTTACTAACAACTTTAGGTCAGACTTCTTTTGAAGCTAATTCTCAAGGTCTGGAAACTAATGACTTTATTCAGTCTTTAAATGAGTTACATAATAGTGTAGTTACATAAGAGGGTCTGTGTGATCAAGAACAATCTTGGCAACAATTCTAGCTAATGTATTCTAATTCATTAGAAGGAGAAGAATTCACAAGTTACCAGTGGGCAAAGCAGCCAAATGTAGGTCACCTCTTGCTAGAGATGCCCTCGTTTTAGAAGATTTTAGCTATTACTCGAGACCACCACTGTCCCTTAAAAAGCCAAAGTTGTGAAATGTGAGGgacacttttgtttgttttcaacccCAGTACATAGCTATGGCTGTGAGGCAGAACTAGCTTTGAAGACACAGTCCTTCTCTTGTTTGAGGACACActgactaaaacaaaaaacatgtttttTGCCTAATTTTCTGGAActgaattcagaaaaaaatatgttaaataataCCTCAGGGTAAGTTTTTCATTGCATTGACTTAGGTGGACAGCTGTGTCCATGGCTGCTGGGTGGACTCAGAAGTCTCTGATTCCTCTTCCACTTGCTGGTTACCTTGTCTACTAGCACTGTGTGCCGCAGACACTGCAGTTAGTTGTGGTTTTAGCCAGTTGCTTTTAAGGACAATAAGACAAGTGTATTTCCAGGGTTCTTCTGTAGCACCATTAGGAAATGAAGCTACTAGCCGAATTCCAATGGGAGAAAatgggaggtggggagaagggttacctcacacagaaaataagtatctgttttattttactcTTGGATTATGGTTTcttaagaacaacaaaaaataggAGAATATACTTGATTAACCAGAACTCCATGTTTGAAAAATCTTTTAATATTGGGTATTCCTGGGTCTATATTGAAGTGGTAAAGAACGTAGCTTTGATCATTTTTATCACGTGGTCTGTGACCAGAAGATGAATGGCTGTGAATATGCTCTATTCAGGAAGAGGGCCCCTTCAATGTTCTTCAAGCAACTGTATCATTTTATGATACAGAAGAAACTGATCCAGTGCAGCCAGCGTTAATATAGCCTGAATATGAGAATATTCCatcaacaatcaaatttaaaaaattggttGGTTGCTCTCATATATTTATTGACATCATAACCAGAACCAGAGAAAGGGCTTATTGGGTTCTGTCAAAttaataaatagaataatttaaCAGTATAAGAATTCAGTCTGCTTAGCTATTTTAGCAGAAAATCCTAGAGACAAGAGACTTGGTATAGACTTTCACAGGAGGGAAGCTGTGCAGTCTAGGTATGGTTGTGAGATAAAGGACCGTGAAGAACTAAAACTGCTGTGATGGCTTTTGAGGCAAAAGAACAAGTTACTAAAACTAGAACTAGATAGCCAAACTTAGTCAAAGGGAAtagatattttatgttttgactTAAAATACAATTGCCAGTCTGAGATTGGTTACTCAAGAAAAGTCTACTTGACATTTTGCAACAGTTGGCCTTCTTAGTTGGGGGGGTCACAGTAGCAGTACTACTGCATCATCAGTACTACTGCACAGTCAGCGGAGTGAGCCTAGGCCATGACCTAGCCTGGTAAGGAGGAACAGAGGATGACAAGGGGGCTAGGGAGGGCAAGcacttttgtcttcattttcttttgtcattgcACAATGATTTCCAAGCGAAAGGTACAGAGTGGCCTGAGTCACAGACTGGCTTTCCAAGCATGAAGACCAATAAGTATAAATCCCTACAGAGGACCTTGTCCTTCAGTGTAATGTTCTTCCATGCACATAGTACAGCAAAGAGACTTAAGTGCTTCGTTTGAATTTGACTGGAGTTTGGAAGGGCCTTGAGCTCTACATAGTATGTAGGGCGCACAGGCAAATTCAACTACTTAAACACAAAAAGATAAAAGGTTGAAGAGAGTAACATAGTGAAATGCATGTTTTCCTCCTTTTGCTAAACTAGGGTTTCAAGCTAACTAGGTTAGTGGCATTAAATAAAGCTTTAATAAAACATGAGAATGGcgaatgttttgcttgattttctcttttactattttaatttgtttaaaagCACAAACACCTGTGCCTGCAATAATTCCCTAGCAGCAGAAGTAGTGTTCCCTTTCATTATCTTAATGAAGTATTTGCCCTTTTGATGCAAATGATTGACTGTGCTATCTAACGGCTGAACTGGTGGCACAAGACTGATGGAATATTTACTGCAGCAAGGTCCTTGTAAATCAAAATCTGAGCTTTACATAAAAatcttatttataaaaaatataataccAAGTACAGTGAGAATGGAGCACGGAGCTGCAGTGCTCCCTGCCAGGGCCATGTGGAGGTGGCTTTTGCTACAGTGCTTGCTTAATGGCACAAGTGAAAAGCTGAGTAAGGCAAACACTTGAAGAGGCAGTTTTCTGTAAACTTCTTGGGGTGGGGCAATCTCCTCTCTTGGGACAGACACTGATTGAGATGGCTAAGATCAGAAGGTGTGACACTTGGCTGCACCTGACACATCACAGACTGAGACAGTTCTTGCTGGTAGATGAGACCAATTTGCTTGCTTTAGGAGAGAGGTTATCACTGTAGCCTTCTGCCTTGACTGTTACAATGTGCAGCATTCAGCTGGTAGCCCCCATGGAAGAAATCATCTAAACCTTTTCCTAAGTGAAAAGATACAAAATAAGCTAAGTCTTTAGAAAACGTTCCTTAGCTTAAAGCTCCTTAAGAACCCTACATTGATTACTAAGCAACTTTGTTAGCAGGGTAGCTTGACACAAATGCTGTATATTATTCCCACCCACTTGGTACCTAATAGTAATAAATTGCAATGACACTTGAAAAACAAACTGATCTTGAGCAAGTCTGGCCTCTCCTCACGTCCTCACTTGGAACTTCCCCGCCTTTGTGACGTATTTGACTCCTTTAAATGGCTTGTACTTCTCACCATACATGTCCAGGCGGTTCACTTTTAAGCCTGTgtcaaaaagaatgaaatgaatcATTACTACCCGAGAAATAATGCAGTACTTGTTTAGCAATGAACACTGTGCCCTAGATGTGACATTGCACAGGGATCCACTCATCATTTGGAAACAATATCCCTTTTCTATCACCCACATGCACGCTGTACTTCAGGGAACATGGCCTTAGTTAAGATGCTGCAGTGGCCGGAAACATGCTCATGAAACTAGCTCATTCCACTTTCTAtgaacacaaatgacagcttCTCTGGCTCTTAAATGAAGGTGAGGCGAGGGATGTGTGACAGCATGAGATAAGCTGTGTTCTCAGATGGCTGCTGCCTGGAGACCAGCTACACAGAAGGCAAACTGGAGTTGCTGCTCCTTCTAGGGTGAGCTGTTAGTACTCTTCCAAACTCCTAGCCCGTTTCCCCATGATGCACAGCAAACATATCGATACCTGAAATAGCAAGCTGCTGGATCTTGAACTGTATGTTGAGGTTGGGATTCTCTTCTGGCTTGGGTGCTCCTGACTGTAAATTTACTAGTCCTTTAAGACTTGGGAGCTTTTGTGGAGTAATTTTGCCCACATCCCATGCCAGTACCTTAAAGAGACAAGAGAAAATATCTGAACTGTGTTAAAGACATGCTCAGACTATACAAAATGCTATAGCTTAGATGCTATAAACTATACAAAATGAAGTAGTGTCTTAGAAAACAGAACAAGCCTGGAATAGACAATTGGCTTATGTTCTAATCACTAAACAGAATCCATTCTTCAAGCAAAATCACCTGTGTGGCATTGAGTCCCAGATATAAGGAAGACTCCAGTTCAGGTCAGGGCTGAGGGTGGGGACTCACTCACCTGCTCACATCTACAGGGTCCCTGGAAAGGCTCTTTGAATTCTTAAGATGttacatgttctttttttaaaattatttttatttatatgtatgtctgtgtctatatgagtttgtgcatgtgagtacagaaCCCACAGAGGCccgaagagggtatcagattccctggagctagagttgaaGGCAGTTGTGTTCCCAACGTGGTTGTTGGGAACCAAATTTGAGTGTTCTACAATAGCAGTGTATGTTCTTAGACATGGAGACACCTTTCTAGCCCCAAGGTTAGAGGGTCTTTTAAGGCTCTAAGTatagtggcccatgcctttaactTAGGCACTATGAAAGTAGAGGCAGTAgtatctgtgagttccaggccagcatggtctacatagcaaattacAGGGCAGCCAGTACTACAtcaagaaactgtctcaaacaaaataaaacaaaaccaaaaaacaactaCCTAAAATATGCTCTAtgagtttatttaaaaacaaaccaacaaaacaaaacccataccTTCTCTGCTAAGGCATATGCTTCTAACTAAGCATAAAGCAAAGGCAGTGGCTCtgggccaacctggactacaagTAAGatttcaaaccaaaccaaatccaaaccaaatccaaacccaaCTTCTCATTTATCAAGTACTCTATTCTGCTGAAGACTTACATTTCCTACCTAAGGAAGCAAGGGAGCTGAGAGAAAACCATCTCTTCTAGGTCTCTGAAAGCCCTTGGCTAGAATCTGGTGTAAGCAGGCAAGGCCCCTGCTTCCTAACTGCTGTGACCTCCACCCACAACCACACAACATGGCAGAGCCCTTGCTCATTCTTGATTCAAAGTGCCCATACCTTGGTGACTGGATCAAACGTATAGCTGCCTTGCGTTGGTGTCAGGTTCATATTCAGCACAACTTTTGGCATGTGAACAGTCACTGTGATTCCTTCAATTGTTTTTCCCATATTCTGTTTCGGTCCAATTGTTATATCAAACCTGCCACAAGAGCTGTTTTCCTTAAAGCTGATACTGTGTTTCACATACACTGGTATTGCCACTAGACtaaaaaggacacagaaaaatacaaaagtacATTATGAAAGGTACGGGACAACTCCAAATGTAGTGTATGTCTCATGATATCTGTGACTGTGCCACAGGGCCATAAGTCCTAGCAGATTAGGCCTATGCACTAGGGTTGAGGACAGCAATGTTCTGCTACCATTGTGCTAGAACTGTATGGGTTGGTAACAACTACATAAACCCAAACGGAAATCTCCTTCAAATTCCACATAAACAACTGGGATAAAGGGATATAGCTGAAAAGAACCCATTAAAGGAATTTAAAGcactaaaaaaatattttctcagaaaaaggtTTCAGTTTTATCTTATTACCCAAATGCTTTCTGAAATTTTAAGGGACAACTTAGCTATAGCTGACAATGTTAAACTGTTTAAAATTCAATGCAAGTTGAATGTGGTGGCACATATTaacaatcctagcactcagtaagctgaggcaggaggatctagagTTTGGGGCTAGCCGGGGTAACAAATAAGACACtgctttaaaacaagaaccactTTGACCCCCCAAACGTAGAGAACAGTGACTTGAAGCAGGTAGTTTAGGGGATGTCTTAGGGTATTCTGCCTTGTTAGTTTACAGACCATAGCAGACTAAGGCACTGAGTTCATGGTTTGCCCAGGTCATGCACATTCCAAAGGCTTGGTCTTAGTCATAGATTTTAACTTACTCTCTCTCACTACCTCTCTACACTTCCAGGTTCAGAAACACTAATTGTTTTGGATATATATCATTACCAGTTTTCACTAGGTCTCCAGGTGAGCCAGGGTAAAGGAAGCATTGGTAAACTCAAGAATTAAACTGTAAAGATCAAACAAGAACTGGGAGTTCTATTCAGATTATCTGTCTGTGTTTGCAAATTCTGGCTGATACATCAATTTACTTTTGTGAGCTGACACGATACGATATGAGTCGGAAATTTCCATCTGGAGGAATGAATGACAAAACTCTTTCAGACTCCCAGCGTTTGAACCGGATGCATGGGTGGAAGCTGACATCATCTAGGAGCCTTGGATTCTGTCAGGAAAAGAAAAGCCGTATGCACAGAGTATAAGTAGTATGACAACAGTATTTACATTAATGAATTATATGTTAGGAATAGTGTGAATTAATATACTCCCTAAGCCATTATAAAAGCTGGGTAAGAATTTATTGTGACAACATCAAAATCACCTTATAGCCCTGTAACCTTTTACAATTTGCAAACATTTTATACACATTACTTGTGGTTATAAACTATGGGGAGGAAAGTAAGCAGCACTCTCTGTATCCTGTAAATGAAGACTGAGCTTCAAGAGAGTTAAGAGACACTGGGAATAGAGATGGAACCAGAACACATTTCTCTTTGCTGTTTGTAGACGTGTGTCATGCTGAATCTAATATGATGCAAACTATCAATGTCCCTTTACACAAGCAAAGCAAATAGTCAGTAAAAATTACAATGGAGACACAAAATCCAGACAGCAAATCCTGAGCTACTTCTAGCACATTCTAGGTAAAGGCCTCTCCTTGACCTTTCCATCAAGGCCATGTTCAACATGTCAGTCACTGTCTGTTAAGCTGTGCTTGGAATATTTTTGAGATAATCCTTTGTAACCTAATATACAcactccagggctggagagatgacttagtaggTAGTGGGTGTTTGCTACCAAGACTGAgtatctgagtttgatctctaggaTCCACAtcctggaagttgtcctctgatctctacacgtCTGCCCTGGCAAATGCACGCCAAGtcaaacacacatagatacaaCACAAGTAAAATTTTATATACCAATTTTATTTCAGCAATTATCATAGCATTTAGCATTTCAAATGTATTATGCATACAGGGACTATAGAACAGATCAAAACTTaccatgaaagagagagagagatcaggcaTTCCAGACAGCTTAATGCAAGCATCAATGACCCCTTGAATTTCTGCAAAGACTGTTGAtcctaaataaagaaataaaaagctgaTAACCTTAGTGGAATCTGAGTCTTCTCTAGAGCTGTCACTATATCCTGAGTAATGGAAATACACTCTGGTTGTCAGTCACAGGCTTTGCACCTCACTGACAGGTGAGAGGACAGGGATCTATTTGGATCTATTATACTAGTTTCAACAGTGTTCTCACTGGCTATACCTAACTAGTAGAGTATAATTCTAAGAAAGATCAAACCTTTAGCAAGTCAGTCTTGTAAGGATTATTTGGACAGAAGTTTAGAATTTGAAGATGAAGCAGGTTTCACATACTATGGACTAAGCTACAGGGTTAGGTTATATTGGAAAGCGGACAAGATAATACTGTTATTCACAGTGTCATCCACTCCCGTGCACCAACTAGTTGTATGATGCTGAGTAGGATACACAGTTCTGAGTCTCAGCTACTTTATGTATAAATTGTGAGGATACAATGagatgtcttaaaaataaaaatttatgatCCTAATATTTACCACCAATGTTTTCTCTGGTTAAAACCAACTAGAAGAGGCCTTTAGCAGAAGCACTGTACAGAGTGGAGAAGCATGGGTGCCAGGGATATGTAATACCTGTTAGATGAGTAACTTAAAACATCTGGCAACATCTCAACTAGTGGTTATGATAATTATATGTAACTTTTTGACAGAACAAAAAGATGTATACATCATTAGAAAAGGAATGTTTCTTTGCTGAGAACTCCCTGCCAAGGGATTTCAGTTTTCAATTCAACTTGCATTAACTGAAGTTCTTTCCCCCCATAAGACCACATGTACATAATTACCTGATTTATCTATAATTGCATCTATCTCTTCAACAACATCAAAATAGGCTTCATTGTTTGTATACTTTACTCCTGCTCGACGCCATGGGATGTTGGACAGCTGCCCGGTGGGGAGTGTATCCCCAACATTACTACTGCCTAGAAATTAGAAAAGAAGGCAAAGTGGGTGTGTGCAATGGTTATTAGAAAAgttattatgaaaagaaaaaaaagaatgctttagCTTCTACTTTACTGTTTGGATTTTCCTTTATAGCAGTTGTGATGGGCTCTAGAATTGCTGGAGACATATTCCACTCAAGAGGCCAGAGATAGGTCATGTACCTCTCTGTCTACCTGTTAGACCAAGATAAATGCATTCATTTATCTTTTGCTTCCTGTTTATTAGCAGTAATGAAACCTAATTCCAGTGTCTAATCAAGAAAGAGTTTTGCTCCCAGCAATGAAAAGAAGGCTGGCTACTTCACACCCGTGCTGGCCAGAAGTCTCCACTGAGAAGACTTCAGAACCTGGCTCTTGGGTATTCAGGGGAATTCTACATGAGGGGCTGCCCCTCTCTGTGGAGTTCCTGGTCGAAgaagatatttttgtttatttccacTTTAACAACCGTAGACTATTGAGAATGTAGTTCTAACATGCAAGGCTCTATTCAGTTCCTAgcatagcaaaaacaaaacaaaacaaagcaaaacaaacaaacaaacccaatacCTTTCTTAAGGTCAGTATACCATTTTTGCTGAAATATCACTAATGTCCATCCAGTATCTGACTAGCTTCTGGCAAACTATGTACATATGGTTATCCAAACAGAAACCCTTCCACTGTGATTTACTAAACAATTTGCTTAacttacatttaaattaaaagtaacaCATGTTGAACAACAGTTAAATGTTTTGCTCAGCCCCGGCTAAAGTGTTCTCCAATCTCAGTTCCCTGTCCTACTGGACTAGAGGCTTGGCCATCACATCAGCCCAATGTTGCCTTTTCCATGTGTCCTTCAATGCTCAATTCTGAACAGCTCTACTTCTGCTAGAGGGGCTAGCACAGCTCAGTCTcccattttatgtgtatttttctcataatgttcTTATTTCCCTATCTTATTCCACAATCTACTGATTCTGCTGGGTCCTGTGCTACAGTCACTTGATAGTTCAAGAAAGATTATTTCAACTACTGAACCATTCTTTGGTATATGTACATAGGTCTGCTACTAGGAAACAGAATCAGGGCCTTAGTTTAATAAGCAAGACTCCTCTGTACTTATGAAGTCACAACTGTTCTTCTTTAGCTGCCctagtagctgggattacaggtgtgcaccaccacatccagcctgAACCATTCTCTTATATGTCATTAACTCATGCTATAGTTTTATATTACACACAGTAAGTTTTTCCtatcaaatacatttttccttaaaagttaaaaaatatgaaatgggctggagagatagctcagtggataaaagtgcatgctatgcaaacatgaggacctgccagatcccagcacccacataaaaaggtGGGTATGGCTATGTAGACATCTATGATCCTAGTACTGTGGGAATTGAGACATGATGGCCAGGGCTTGCTGGCTGCCAACCTAGCTccaggaccttgtctcaaaaaaggacTCAGGTCAGAGCAACAAAGCAAGACACCTAATGTCCTCCATGCAaacgcacacacattcatatacatattttaaaatgtataaggcAGAAGTAAGGATGGCTTCTTAGCTACAGACAGTCAATGTAAGCATTTTAGCATGTTTCTTTTTGCATATATTATTGAGTTTGTGCTGTTTCCCTCACCAAACACACTTAGTATTGTAAGAGATTTGCAGTGTCTCACTACAATGTCCATGAAATATCAAAGTGCTCTTTAAAATGCTTacatatttaaactatttttccCAGAGTGTAATTCCCTGATGTTAAAAGGACCACAGGTATGGCTGGAGTTGTATATAGCATTCCATAAGAATCTTCCTTTAGAagtccttttttcttttggatagagtcccattatgtagctctggctggcctggaactcactgtgtagacgaggctggcctcaaattctcctgaatgctgggattaaaggcttgtgccatcaAACTCACTTTTTGTAGAAGACTTTTAATCAAAGGATGATCTGAATATATTGAATTTCTATGTATGGCCTACAATTAAATCCAATtgaaagcttttttcttttttctttttgatttggttttttcgagacaaggtttctctgtgtagccctggctgtcctggaactcactctgtagaccaggctggcctcgaactcagaaatccacctccttctgcctcccagagtgctgggattacaggcgtgcaccaccatctcCCGGCGaaagcttattttaaaaaaaaagcataaagccCAATATGCATGAGGTTTACTAATAAACTaattttctacttattttattagtttttctttctttgaagtaTTGTGCATTGAATTCAGTAATAGTAAAATGATATACTCTAACTCCTTTGGCCTTCAAGACTGAACCTctttcaataaacaaaacaaaacaaaacatatttccCATTCTATATACCaaattggccttgaatttatcAATTCCCTGGTTAGCTTCCTAAGTGATATGATTACACATGTGAGCTACACCTGACCTCATATtatctgtttttgttatttttcttcacCCCTAAAAGAAAAGGGGGCCTGGTTAGATGGGTCATTGGGTAAAGGAATTTGCTGCCATGCCTGAGGACCTGATCCAATCTCTAGATTCCACATGGCAGAGGGCAGAACCAACTGTCAGAggctgtcttctgtcctccatatGCATGCTATGgcatgtgtgcaggcatgcattcatgtgcgcacacacataccaagacagagagatagagagaaaaataaaaggaatggaAATACACATTCATTTAAACATTATTGGCAACTTTAATTTTGGCCAAAGTAGACTACCCTAACAGTCTGTCATATGAGCATATACAGTTTCAATGGATCAGTTCCTAGCagagtgttttcatttttcataccTGTAATAGAATTGACGACAGAACGTAGAATTGTTGGTGGTTTAATCAGTTCTTTCAAAATGTTAGATTCAGTAGCCAGTGGGAATCCATTGTCTAACATTTCTTCCAAGAGCTCATATACTATGACCACATTATCCTT is from Apodemus sylvaticus chromosome 8, mApoSyl1.1, whole genome shotgun sequence and encodes:
- the Ap3m1 gene encoding AP-3 complex subunit mu-1 → MIHSLFLINCSGDIFLEKHWKSVVSQSVCDYFFEAQEKAADVENVPPVISTPHHYLISIYRDKLFFVSVIQTEVPPLFVIEFLHRVADTFQDYFGECSEAAIKDNVVIVYELLEEMLDNGFPLATESNILKELIKPPTILRSVVNSITGSSNVGDTLPTGQLSNIPWRRAGVKYTNNEAYFDVVEEIDAIIDKSGSTVFAEIQGVIDACIKLSGMPDLSLSFMNPRLLDDVSFHPCIRFKRWESERVLSFIPPDGNFRLISYRVSSQNLVAIPVYVKHSISFKENSSCGRFDITIGPKQNMGKTIEGITVTVHMPKVVLNMNLTPTQGSYTFDPVTKVLAWDVGKITPQKLPSLKGLVNLQSGAPKPEENPNLNIQFKIQQLAISGLKVNRLDMYGEKYKPFKGVKYVTKAGKFQVRT